A window of Christiangramia forsetii KT0803 contains these coding sequences:
- a CDS encoding protein-L-isoaspartate(D-aspartate) O-methyltransferase: MKDTYRHQGKRQQLVKTVKKKGITDEKVLGAIGNIPRHLFMDSSFEDHAYQDKAFPIAADQTISQPYTVAFQSELLEIKKGEKVLEVGTGSGYQTAVLCLLGAKVYSIERQRELYKKTKSFLSKLGYRPKYLSFGDGYKGIPEYAPYDKIIVTAGAPEVPRDLLSQLKVGGRLVIPVGTDVQTMTLFIRKSAKEFDKNEFGAFRFVPLLEDKN; the protein is encoded by the coding sequence TTGAAGGATACTTACAGACATCAGGGGAAAAGACAGCAGTTGGTAAAAACCGTGAAAAAAAAGGGGATTACCGATGAGAAGGTGCTTGGCGCTATAGGAAATATCCCGCGACATCTTTTTATGGACAGTAGTTTTGAAGATCATGCCTATCAGGATAAAGCTTTTCCTATCGCAGCAGATCAAACAATTTCCCAACCCTATACAGTGGCTTTTCAGTCTGAACTTTTAGAGATTAAAAAAGGGGAAAAAGTTTTGGAAGTTGGTACCGGAAGCGGATATCAAACCGCGGTTCTCTGTCTGCTAGGTGCTAAAGTATATAGTATTGAGCGCCAGCGTGAGCTCTATAAAAAAACGAAAAGTTTTCTTTCAAAACTTGGTTACAGACCTAAATACCTGAGTTTTGGTGATGGTTATAAGGGAATTCCCGAGTATGCGCCTTACGATAAAATTATAGTCACAGCGGGAGCGCCAGAAGTTCCAAGAGACCTTTTGAGTCAGTTAAAAGTAGGGGGCAGGCTGGTAATTCCCGTAGGAACCGATGTGCAAACGATGACTTTATTCATTAGAAAATCTGCCAAGGAATTTGATAAAAACGAGTTTGGAGCTTTTAGATTTGTGCCCTTGCTGGAAGACAAAAATTAG